Proteins found in one Hyla sarda isolate aHylSar1 chromosome 7, aHylSar1.hap1, whole genome shotgun sequence genomic segment:
- the JUN gene encoding transcription factor Jun — MTARMEPTFYDDALSAAFSQPEPAGYGYNPKVLKQSMTLNLSDPSSAIKPHLRNKAADLLTSPDVGLLKLASPELERLIIQSSNGMITTTPTPTQFLCPKNVTDEQEGFAEGFVRALAELHHQNTIPNVPNVPAAPQPPASTGLTPVPSIAGNNGYSNTLHNEPPVYANLNNFNPTTISTTPAFNSNAMGFPSQHHASPPMPVQHPRLQALKEEPQTVPEMPGETPPLSPIDMESQERIKAERKRMRNRIAASKCRKRKLERIARLEDKVKNLKSQNSELASTANMLREQVAQLKQKVMNHVNSGCQLMLTQQLQTF; from the coding sequence ATGACTGCTAGGATGGAGCCTACTTTCTACGACGATGCACTGAGCGCTGCCTTCAGCCAGCCCGAGCCTGCCGGGTACGGATACAACCCTAAGgtgctgaagcagagcatgaccctgaacctgtccgaccCGTCCAGCGCCATCAAGCCTCACCTGAGGAACAAGGCTGCGGACCTCCTCACCTCTCCGGACGTCGGACTTCTCAAGCTGGCTTCCCCGGAGCTGGAGAGGCTCATCATCCAGTCCAGCAATGGGATGATCACTACCACCCCTACTCCCACACAGTTCCTCTGCCCTAAAAATGTCACGGACGAGCAGGAGGGCTTTGCGGAGGGCTTCGTCAGGGCGCTGGCAGAACTTCATCACCAGAACACCATACCCAATGTACCTAATGTACCCGCTGCCCCCCAGCCCCCTGCCAGCACTGGACTGACACCGGTCCCCTCCATAGCCGGTAACAATGGATACAGTAACACCTTGCACAACGAGCCTCCTGTCTATGCCAACCTGAACAACTTCAACCCCACTACCATCAGCACCACCCCTGCCTTCAACAGCAATGCCATGGGCTTCCCCTCCCAGCATCACGCCAGCCCGCCCATGCCCGTCCAGCACCCCAGGCTGCAGGCTCTGAAAGAAGAGCCCCAGACTGTGCCCGAAATGCCCGGCGAgacccctcctctctcccccatCGACATGGAGTCTCAGGAGAGGATAAAAGCCGAGCGGAAGCGCATGAGGAACAGGATCGCAGCCTCCAAgtgcaggaagaggaagctggaACGCATCGCCCGCTTGGAAGACAAAGTGAAAAACTTAAAGTCCCAGAACTCTGAACTGGCGTCCACCGCCAACATGCTCCGGGAGCAGGTCGCCCAGCTCAAACAGAAAGTGATGAATCACGTCAACAGCGGCTGCCAGCTCATGTTAACGCAGCAGCTGCAGACGTTCTGA